In one Pseudothermotoga sp. genomic region, the following are encoded:
- a CDS encoding ABC transporter ATP-binding protein has translation MSVILKVENLVKYFPIRAGVFKRIVGWVKAVDDVSFEINEGETVGLVGESGCGKTTIGMVLLRLYEPTSGRIIIANEDTTYFFMPPLRAKSYLKRTYIDRFNKLLKDAGSKDAVIDTLEGVDKIYAKLFFNEARSSARKFYSLLLSSMDEKRREFRKNVQIVFQDPYSSLNPRLRIKSIVGEGPAVHRLVKSEKELINKVRSVLEDVGISGDYMYRFPHEFSGGQRQRIGIARALALSPKLVIADEAVSALDVSIRSQIINLMKDLQREHKLTYLFISHDLAVIKYVSDRIIVMYLGKIVETASKKELFDKPLHPYTRALMSAIPIPNPNIKKERIILTGDVPSPVNPPPGCRFHTRCYMAVDVCSKIEPKLREISPGHAVACHLVK, from the coding sequence ATGAGTGTGATCCTCAAAGTTGAAAATTTGGTCAAATACTTTCCCATAAGGGCCGGGGTTTTCAAACGTATCGTTGGATGGGTCAAAGCGGTGGATGATGTTTCATTCGAGATCAACGAAGGAGAAACCGTGGGCCTCGTTGGAGAGTCTGGTTGTGGTAAAACTACGATAGGTATGGTCTTACTCAGATTGTACGAACCTACTTCCGGCAGAATCATAATTGCCAACGAAGATACCACTTATTTTTTCATGCCACCTCTGCGCGCAAAATCTTATTTGAAAAGAACATACATAGACAGATTCAACAAGTTGTTGAAAGATGCGGGATCTAAAGATGCAGTCATCGATACGCTTGAAGGTGTGGATAAAATCTACGCGAAACTGTTCTTCAACGAAGCCAGGTCTTCCGCCAGGAAATTTTATTCGTTATTGTTATCAAGCATGGATGAGAAACGTAGAGAGTTCAGAAAGAACGTTCAAATAGTTTTTCAAGATCCGTACAGTTCACTCAATCCCAGACTCAGGATAAAATCCATCGTCGGTGAAGGACCTGCAGTTCACAGGTTGGTGAAAAGTGAGAAAGAGCTCATAAATAAGGTTCGATCAGTGCTCGAAGATGTTGGCATCAGTGGCGATTATATGTACAGATTTCCACACGAATTTTCCGGTGGTCAAAGACAGAGAATCGGTATTGCTCGAGCACTCGCGCTCTCCCCGAAGCTCGTGATAGCAGACGAAGCGGTTTCAGCCTTGGATGTTTCTATAAGATCGCAGATCATCAACCTCATGAAAGACCTCCAGCGTGAACACAAATTGACCTATCTTTTCATATCTCACGATCTTGCCGTTATAAAATATGTGAGCGATAGAATAATCGTGATGTACCTTGGTAAAATCGTCGAAACGGCGAGTAAAAAAGAGTTGTTCGACAAACCGTTGCATCCGTACACGAGGGCTTTGATGAGTGCTATTCCCATACCCAATCCAAACATCAAGAAAGAAAGGATCATTCTCACAGGTGATGTGCCAAGCCCGGTGAACCCCCCACCCGGTTGTAGATTCCACACACGTTGCTATATGGCTGTTGACGTGTGCTCGAAGATCGAACCAAAACTCAGGGAAATCTCACCAGGTCATGCGGTTGCTTGCCATCTTGTGAAATGA
- a CDS encoding ABC transporter substrate-binding protein produces MRRFWIVLVLIATTLIFAQIKNPDTIITLTIGEPDTLDPHFAYDTASGEVLGQIYECLIEYVGSSVVEMAPRLATAVPSLENGLIKDGGKTYIFPIRKNVKFHNGAVLTPEDVEYSFERGLLFDPSGGPMWMLWEALFEVYSLDEFVEKVVGKPLSELLDRTTKEPLPQYRDALIKVYTDYIDPAIEVSGDSVVFKLSRPFGPFLSIICGFANWGMILNKQWAIQQGCWDGKPDTWWKHWDLPKEESPLYAKAMGTGPFKLVEWDRAQMRVVLERFDGYWKGPAKIKRVIIWTIEEWSTRRAMLEKGDADIVAVPSQYLPQVENMPGVTITKGLPIISVTSLHFNWNVKPDSKYIGSGKLDGNGIPPDFFSDEHVRRAFAYVINYDAVIKDVLRGLGNRVPADLPSSLLGYDPKLPMFEFSITKATEEFKKAWNGEVWRKGFKLTLLYNTGNEARRTVAEMIKTYVEMINPKFKIEVRGEQWPTYLTSYKQGYLPAFIIGWLADYPDPHNFIQTYYHSAGTYGFAQGENFKKFVSTPTPELGGKSCNELIEKAAIETDPKVRVDIYRKVQEFAIKHVLGVALYEPQSLNVRRSWVKGWYYNPMMPGAADYYTLWKEE; encoded by the coding sequence ATGAGGAGATTTTGGATCGTGTTGGTTTTAATCGCGACAACGTTGATCTTTGCGCAGATCAAGAATCCTGACACCATCATAACTCTCACGATCGGCGAGCCAGACACATTGGACCCACACTTCGCTTATGATACGGCGAGTGGGGAAGTTTTAGGGCAGATCTATGAGTGTTTGATCGAGTATGTTGGGTCCAGTGTTGTTGAAATGGCACCGAGACTGGCCACAGCTGTACCAAGTTTGGAGAATGGTCTCATCAAAGATGGTGGCAAGACGTACATCTTCCCGATCAGGAAAAATGTGAAATTCCACAACGGTGCAGTGTTGACGCCAGAAGACGTCGAGTACAGCTTCGAAAGAGGTTTGCTCTTCGACCCATCTGGTGGACCCATGTGGATGCTTTGGGAGGCTCTGTTCGAGGTTTATTCGTTGGATGAATTCGTTGAAAAAGTTGTGGGCAAACCTCTCAGCGAATTACTTGATCGAACGACGAAAGAACCTTTGCCACAGTATCGTGATGCGCTGATCAAAGTTTACACGGACTACATCGATCCTGCCATTGAAGTCAGTGGTGACAGTGTGGTCTTCAAGCTCTCCAGACCATTTGGTCCATTCCTTTCAATCATATGTGGTTTTGCGAACTGGGGCATGATTTTGAACAAACAGTGGGCCATTCAGCAAGGTTGTTGGGATGGTAAACCTGACACTTGGTGGAAACATTGGGACCTTCCAAAGGAAGAATCTCCTCTGTACGCGAAGGCAATGGGAACAGGGCCGTTCAAGCTTGTCGAGTGGGACAGGGCTCAGATGAGGGTTGTTCTCGAAAGATTTGATGGTTATTGGAAAGGACCAGCGAAGATAAAAAGGGTGATCATCTGGACGATCGAAGAGTGGTCTACTAGGAGAGCCATGCTCGAAAAGGGAGATGCAGATATTGTTGCTGTTCCATCACAATATCTGCCACAAGTTGAGAACATGCCTGGTGTAACCATCACTAAGGGTCTTCCTATTATAAGCGTTACATCACTCCACTTCAATTGGAACGTGAAGCCGGATAGCAAGTACATCGGTTCTGGTAAACTGGATGGCAACGGTATCCCACCAGACTTCTTCAGTGATGAGCATGTTAGAAGGGCGTTTGCCTACGTTATAAACTACGATGCTGTGATAAAGGACGTTCTGCGCGGTCTTGGAAACAGAGTGCCCGCGGACTTACCCAGCAGTTTACTTGGTTACGATCCAAAATTGCCCATGTTCGAGTTCAGCATCACCAAGGCTACCGAAGAGTTCAAGAAAGCATGGAATGGAGAGGTATGGAGAAAAGGTTTCAAGCTCACTTTACTTTATAACACAGGTAACGAAGCGAGAAGGACTGTGGCTGAAATGATAAAAACCTACGTTGAAATGATCAATCCGAAGTTCAAGATCGAGGTGCGCGGTGAACAATGGCCAACCTATTTGACTTCTTACAAGCAAGGATATCTACCAGCGTTCATCATAGGCTGGCTTGCGGACTATCCAGACCCCCACAACTTCATCCAGACATACTATCATTCTGCAGGTACTTATGGTTTCGCTCAGGGCGAGAATTTCAAAAAATTCGTTTCGACACCCACACCCGAGCTCGGTGGTAAGAGTTGTAACGAACTCATAGAAAAAGCTGCCATAGAAACAGATCCCAAGGTCAGGGTGGATATCTACAGGAAAGTACAAGAGTTTGCGATCAAGCATGTACTTGGTGTTGCACTCTATGAACCTCAAAGTTTGAACGTGAGAAGGAGCTGGGTCAAAGGTTGGTACTACAATCCAATGATGCCTGGTGCAGCTGATTATTACACATTGTGGAAGGAAGAGTGA
- a CDS encoding energy-coupling factor ABC transporter ATP-binding protein produces the protein MSNVELKLIGITFGYDENKKLFDGFSITVRAGQLLLIRGPNGSGKSTLLKLMAGLLKPQFGSVLLNGTPLKREDFKKIGYVMQRAEDQFFCETVFEEIAFSARNFGFDDVEVRVKEAINAVGLTDKILEKSPFQLSEGEARRVAIACALVHEPDLLLLDEPLIGLDRMGKESVLEILKAQKGCGKAIVVTAQRSNVFHSLADIIVEL, from the coding sequence ATGTCGAATGTTGAATTGAAATTGATTGGAATCACTTTTGGATACGATGAGAATAAAAAGTTGTTCGATGGTTTCAGTATAACGGTACGGGCAGGCCAATTACTACTCATTCGTGGGCCAAATGGAAGTGGTAAATCCACTCTACTCAAATTGATGGCTGGTTTGCTCAAGCCTCAATTTGGATCCGTTCTGCTGAATGGAACCCCTTTGAAACGAGAGGATTTCAAAAAGATCGGTTATGTCATGCAGAGGGCCGAGGATCAGTTCTTCTGTGAAACAGTGTTTGAGGAAATAGCCTTCTCAGCGCGCAATTTTGGCTTTGACGACGTCGAAGTACGTGTGAAAGAAGCGATCAATGCCGTCGGTCTGACCGACAAGATTCTCGAAAAGAGTCCATTCCAACTTTCTGAAGGTGAAGCTAGGCGCGTTGCGATTGCGTGTGCTCTCGTTCATGAACCGGATCTTTTGCTCTTGGATGAGCCACTCATAGGTTTGGATCGGATGGGAAAGGAGAGCGTGCTAGAGATCCTCAAGGCTCAGAAGGGATGTGGAAAAGCCATCGTGGTGACAGCCCAACGATCGAATGTTTTTCATAGCTTAGCGGACATCATTGTGGAGCTTTGA
- a CDS encoding energy-coupling factor ABC transporter ATP-binding protein: MLELIDVSFSYGDGWALKNINLKIEENSFVLVVGANGSGKTTLFKLLAGLLPLQSGFIRLNGKDLKEIDLKKICCYVFHNPFDQIIGSTVEEDIAFGLENLGLSRDQIRARVQKTLESFQLDERRHDDPFTLSGGTAQKLAVASLYALQPEIFLLDEPTSMLDDEGVYEILKALEELKKMGKTILISTHEPKIFFNLATQIIHMRRGSVDFFGSLEDFLEERFEDVEC, translated from the coding sequence ATGCTCGAACTGATCGATGTCAGTTTCAGTTATGGCGATGGTTGGGCTTTGAAGAACATCAATTTGAAGATAGAGGAAAATTCATTCGTCCTCGTTGTCGGGGCGAACGGTTCTGGTAAGACCACTCTGTTTAAACTCCTCGCTGGTTTACTACCACTTCAATCTGGGTTTATACGTCTGAATGGGAAAGATTTGAAAGAAATCGATTTGAAAAAGATTTGTTGTTATGTTTTCCACAATCCATTCGATCAAATCATTGGTTCCACCGTTGAGGAAGATATCGCATTTGGATTGGAAAATTTGGGATTGAGTAGGGATCAGATACGAGCAAGGGTACAGAAAACGCTTGAAAGTTTTCAACTTGACGAAAGAAGGCATGATGATCCTTTCACACTTTCTGGTGGAACTGCGCAAAAACTTGCTGTGGCATCTTTATATGCACTTCAACCAGAAATTTTCCTTTTGGATGAGCCCACATCCATGCTGGATGATGAAGGTGTATATGAGATACTCAAAGCTTTGGAGGAGCTCAAAAAAATGGGCAAAACGATCCTCATCTCTACGCATGAGCCAAAGATTTTCTTCAATCTCGCGACGCAAATCATTCATATGAGGAGAGGAAGCGTGGATTTTTTCGGAAGCTTAGAGGATTTTTTGGAAGAAAGGTTCGAAGATGTCGAATGTTGA
- a CDS encoding methyltransferase: MEHYYVEKPRCELRIKTAILKLKNGRIYQFQTPSGVFSFGEIDKATRILIEHCQIHGKKVLDLGCGYGVIGIVLKSEYPDLEIYMSDINERAVEFAKINAKKNNVDVVIKHGAFFEPWKNDTFDLILMNPPLAAGKETVLRLIKGSFEHLNNGGSLQAVAHHNKGGSYVKRTMGEVFGNVEDIHKEGGIRIYKSVKV, encoded by the coding sequence ATGGAGCACTATTACGTTGAAAAACCGAGGTGCGAATTGAGGATCAAAACAGCCATATTGAAACTGAAGAACGGAAGAATTTATCAATTCCAAACGCCGTCTGGCGTTTTCAGTTTTGGTGAAATAGACAAAGCTACACGAATATTGATAGAACACTGTCAGATCCATGGTAAGAAGGTGCTCGATCTTGGTTGTGGTTATGGTGTGATCGGTATTGTGTTGAAATCAGAATATCCAGATTTGGAGATATACATGAGTGATATCAATGAAAGGGCTGTGGAGTTCGCCAAGATAAACGCGAAGAAGAACAATGTAGATGTCGTGATCAAGCATGGAGCTTTCTTCGAACCGTGGAAAAACGACACTTTCGATCTTATACTCATGAATCCACCACTCGCTGCAGGAAAGGAAACTGTGCTGAGACTGATCAAGGGATCTTTTGAACATTTAAACAACGGGGGGTCTCTTCAAGCGGTTGCACACCATAACAAAGGTGGCTCTTACGTGAAACGAACGATGGGGGAAGTCTTTGGAAACGTCGAAGATATTCACAAAGAAGGTGGAATACGCATCTACAAATCTGTAAAGGTGTGA
- the ppdK gene encoding pyruvate, phosphate dikinase: MNKKLVYFFADGSAEGNAEMKDILGGKGANLAEMTNLGIPVPPGFTISAEVCRYYYQHGYTYPEGLKYQVDEAMKRLEKVTGKGFGDPDKPLLVSVRSGAAISMPGMMDTILNLGLNDRTVKGLIKMTNNPRFAYDAYRRFLQMFGDTALGIPRSKFENALEEVKKQKGVKLDIELDANDLMKLVDIYKGIYEEEGKEFPQDVEKQLWLAIDAVFRSWMSDRAVKYREIHNIKEDELLGTAVNVVAMVFGNMGERSGTGVAFTRNPNTGEKEVYGEFLQNAQGEDVVAGIRTPVPLAELKRLMPKVYDELMAIMDKLERHYRDMQDIEFTIEEGKLYMLQTRSGKRTSRAAIKIAVDMAKEGIITKQEAVLRVKPEDVERVLHPRFEDKARAKAKVIAKGLPASPGAATGMVIFNSKKAEEMGRSGQKVILVRPETSPEDVGGMAFAQGILTSRGGMTSHAAVVARGMGKPAIVGAETIEVKEEEGLFRVNDIFVKEGEWISIDGSTGEVLLGKVDTIKPVGLEGEVAELLMWADEIRKLGVRANADIPRDAEVARKFGAEGIGLCRTEHMFFEKDRIPKMRRMIVAKTKEEREKALNELLPLQKEDFKGLFKFMAGYPVTIRLIDPPLHEFLPHDDEQIEETAKELGISPKDLKDIVKSLTELNPMLGHRGCRLTITYPEIAIMQTKAIIGAAIELKKETGMDVIPEIMIPLVGHVNEISFLKKIIKEVADKMIEESGLKIDYKIGTMIEVPRACVTADEIAKEAEFFSFGTNDLTQMTFAFSRDDVGKFLPEYLEKGILEHDPFKTLDYDGVGVLVEMGTKKGKQARPNLKVGVCGEHGGDPRSIHFFHKAGLDYVSCSPYRVPIARLAAAQATLIHDKKLTKSVD, encoded by the coding sequence ATGAACAAGAAGTTGGTTTATTTCTTTGCCGACGGTTCGGCTGAAGGAAACGCTGAGATGAAGGACATACTCGGCGGTAAAGGTGCGAACCTAGCAGAAATGACGAACTTGGGAATACCAGTTCCCCCTGGATTCACTATTTCCGCTGAGGTGTGCAGATACTATTATCAACATGGTTACACTTATCCTGAAGGTCTTAAATATCAAGTTGACGAAGCGATGAAGAGGCTTGAGAAGGTCACAGGTAAAGGTTTCGGTGATCCAGACAAACCACTACTCGTGTCGGTTAGATCGGGCGCAGCCATATCGATGCCAGGTATGATGGACACTATTTTGAACCTCGGATTGAACGATCGAACGGTTAAAGGTTTAATCAAAATGACGAACAATCCACGGTTTGCCTACGATGCCTACAGAAGGTTCCTGCAGATGTTCGGTGACACGGCGCTTGGAATTCCGAGGAGTAAATTTGAAAACGCACTCGAAGAAGTCAAAAAACAAAAGGGTGTCAAGCTGGACATCGAGCTTGATGCCAACGATCTGATGAAATTGGTCGATATTTACAAAGGCATCTACGAAGAAGAGGGTAAGGAATTCCCTCAGGATGTAGAGAAACAACTGTGGCTTGCGATCGATGCGGTATTCAGAAGTTGGATGAGTGACAGAGCTGTCAAATACAGGGAAATACACAACATCAAAGAGGATGAATTGCTCGGAACGGCTGTCAACGTCGTTGCCATGGTTTTTGGGAATATGGGTGAGCGATCTGGAACAGGTGTCGCTTTCACACGCAATCCCAACACAGGAGAAAAAGAAGTCTACGGAGAATTCTTGCAAAACGCGCAAGGTGAGGATGTAGTTGCAGGGATCAGAACACCAGTTCCACTTGCGGAATTGAAACGTTTGATGCCAAAAGTTTATGACGAGCTGATGGCGATAATGGACAAACTGGAGAGACATTACAGAGACATGCAGGATATAGAGTTCACGATCGAGGAAGGCAAGCTCTACATGCTCCAGACAAGGAGCGGAAAGAGAACCTCTAGAGCGGCCATCAAGATCGCTGTGGATATGGCGAAAGAAGGTATCATCACCAAACAAGAAGCCGTACTGCGTGTCAAACCTGAAGATGTGGAACGTGTACTGCATCCTCGTTTTGAGGATAAAGCGAGAGCGAAAGCAAAAGTGATAGCGAAAGGTTTGCCTGCTTCTCCTGGTGCCGCGACTGGTATGGTTATTTTCAATTCTAAAAAAGCTGAGGAAATGGGGAGAAGCGGGCAAAAAGTGATACTCGTCCGACCTGAAACGAGCCCTGAGGATGTCGGGGGAATGGCGTTCGCACAGGGTATACTCACTTCCAGAGGTGGTATGACATCCCACGCAGCAGTTGTTGCCAGGGGTATGGGTAAACCAGCGATCGTTGGTGCAGAGACGATCGAAGTCAAGGAAGAAGAGGGATTGTTCAGGGTCAACGATATCTTCGTCAAAGAAGGTGAGTGGATATCAATAGACGGTTCCACAGGAGAAGTCCTCCTTGGAAAAGTTGATACGATCAAACCTGTGGGTCTCGAAGGTGAAGTGGCAGAGCTTTTGATGTGGGCAGATGAAATCAGAAAACTCGGTGTTAGAGCCAATGCCGATATACCAAGGGACGCCGAAGTGGCGAGGAAGTTTGGTGCAGAGGGTATAGGACTCTGCAGAACCGAGCACATGTTCTTTGAGAAAGATAGAATACCTAAGATGCGCAGGATGATCGTTGCGAAGACGAAGGAAGAAAGGGAAAAAGCACTGAATGAGTTGTTACCATTGCAGAAGGAAGACTTCAAAGGCTTGTTCAAATTCATGGCTGGTTATCCCGTCACGATCAGGCTGATAGATCCACCACTCCATGAGTTCTTACCGCACGACGACGAGCAGATCGAAGAGACGGCGAAGGAGCTTGGCATATCACCGAAGGACTTGAAAGACATCGTTAAATCTCTGACTGAGCTGAACCCAATGCTCGGTCATCGTGGTTGCAGGCTCACCATAACTTATCCTGAGATAGCAATCATGCAGACAAAGGCAATCATAGGCGCTGCGATCGAATTGAAAAAGGAAACGGGTATGGATGTCATACCGGAGATCATGATACCTTTGGTGGGACACGTGAATGAGATATCGTTCTTGAAGAAGATCATCAAAGAGGTTGCTGACAAAATGATAGAAGAGTCAGGTTTGAAGATCGATTACAAAATAGGAACGATGATCGAAGTACCGAGAGCTTGCGTTACAGCCGATGAAATAGCAAAAGAGGCAGAATTCTTCAGCTTTGGGACGAACGACTTGACACAGATGACATTCGCGTTCAGCCGAGATGATGTTGGTAAGTTCCTGCCGGAATACTTAGAAAAGGGTATACTCGAGCACGATCCATTCAAGACACTCGATTACGATGGTGTTGGTGTGTTGGTTGAGATGGGTACTAAGAAGGGGAAACAAGCGAGGCCCAACTTGAAGGTCGGTGTGTGTGGAGAACATGGAGGAGATCCAAGGTCCATCCATTTCTTCCACAAAGCTGGCTTAGACTATGTGAGTTGTTCACCGTACAGGGTACCTATAGCGAGGCTTGCAGCGGCTCAAGCTACACTCATTCACGACAAAAAGTTGACCAAATCTGTTGACTGA
- a CDS encoding HU family DNA-binding protein, producing MNKKELVDKVAKKAGLKKKDVKKIVDTMLESITEALAKGEKVQLVGFGSFEVRKAAQRKGVNPQTKKPITIPARKVPKFRPGKVLKEKVK from the coding sequence ATGAACAAGAAGGAACTCGTCGACAAGGTCGCGAAGAAAGCCGGACTCAAGAAGAAAGATGTCAAGAAGATTGTCGACACGATGCTCGAGTCCATCACTGAAGCTCTGGCCAAGGGTGAGAAGGTCCAACTCGTTGGCTTTGGAAGCTTCGAGGTCCGCAAAGCTGCACAGAGGAAGGGTGTGAACCCACAGACGAAGAAACCAATCACGATACCCGCAAGGAAAGTACCAAAATTCAGACCCGGCAAAGTCTTGAAGGAAAAAGTTAAGTGA
- the mnmE gene encoding tRNA uridine-5-carboxymethylaminomethyl(34) synthesis GTPase MnmE, with protein MSDTIAAISSPRGIGAISVIRLSGPDSWKICLQTLSSVPSTIEPRRVYHNFVLDENGQVLDEVVVVFYKSPNSYTGEDMVEVMCHGGPIVTQMVLERFLQTGARLAEAGEFTKRAFLNGKMDLTKAESIKQIIEATSKTAVKMAAANLSGRLAKLVEQLREDLLGVLAQIEVEFDYPDEVLTEPTQMKTMLLELTGKVDEALKNADSRLAISKGLKIVIVGKPNVGKSTLLNALLNEERAIVTEVPGTTRDIIEASVTIKGITFTLLDTAGIRDTHDRVEKIGVERAINAATQGDLILFVLDASSPLDEDDLRILQLIKQKRYLVVVNKVDVVEKIDIESLREALGTNAHVLVISALKREGVEQLEEEIVKQVQDLFENSEGYITTARQYELLLSCQTNLESAIEEMNLEKLDIVAERLRECLKALDNLLGKEYTSDLIERIFKDFCVGK; from the coding sequence TTGTCAGATACAATAGCTGCCATATCGAGTCCCAGAGGTATCGGTGCAATATCGGTGATTCGTTTGAGCGGCCCGGATTCTTGGAAGATTTGTCTCCAAACCCTCAGCAGTGTACCAAGCACCATTGAACCACGAAGAGTTTACCATAATTTTGTCTTGGACGAAAACGGCCAGGTACTGGACGAAGTTGTGGTCGTCTTTTACAAATCTCCCAACTCTTACACGGGTGAAGACATGGTGGAAGTGATGTGTCACGGTGGACCCATCGTGACCCAAATGGTTTTAGAAAGATTTTTGCAAACTGGCGCGAGACTTGCGGAAGCTGGTGAGTTCACCAAGAGAGCTTTTTTGAATGGCAAGATGGACCTGACCAAGGCTGAGTCTATAAAACAAATTATAGAAGCAACATCGAAAACAGCAGTTAAAATGGCAGCGGCGAATCTTTCGGGCAGATTGGCCAAGCTGGTTGAACAGTTACGAGAAGATCTTCTAGGTGTGCTTGCCCAGATAGAGGTTGAGTTCGATTATCCTGATGAAGTTTTGACCGAACCAACGCAGATGAAGACGATGCTTTTAGAGCTTACCGGCAAAGTGGATGAAGCTTTGAAGAATGCGGATAGCAGATTGGCTATCTCGAAAGGTTTGAAGATAGTCATAGTAGGTAAACCTAACGTTGGTAAATCGACCTTACTCAATGCCTTACTCAATGAGGAAAGAGCGATCGTGACGGAGGTACCGGGTACAACCCGTGACATCATAGAGGCCAGTGTAACTATCAAGGGTATCACGTTCACATTGCTCGATACTGCGGGCATAAGGGACACACACGATAGGGTTGAAAAAATAGGTGTAGAAAGGGCTATAAACGCGGCAACTCAGGGGGATTTGATTCTTTTTGTTCTCGATGCGAGTTCCCCCTTGGATGAGGACGATTTGAGGATACTACAACTCATAAAGCAAAAAAGATACTTGGTTGTGGTGAACAAGGTCGATGTGGTTGAAAAGATAGATATCGAAAGCCTAAGAGAAGCGCTTGGAACGAACGCTCACGTTCTAGTGATCTCTGCCCTTAAGAGAGAGGGTGTGGAGCAACTCGAAGAAGAGATAGTAAAACAAGTTCAAGATCTTTTTGAAAACAGTGAAGGCTATATCACCACAGCACGCCAGTACGAACTTCTATTGTCATGTCAAACAAACCTCGAATCGGCGATCGAAGAAATGAATCTCGAAAAGTTGGATATCGTAGCAGAAAGATTGAGAGAATGTCTCAAAGCACTCGATAATTTGCTGGGGAAAGAATACACGAGTGATCTGATCGAACGTATATTCAAAGATTTCTGTGTTGGAAAATGA